The following proteins are co-located in the Polystyrenella longa genome:
- a CDS encoding MerR family transcriptional regulator yields MGNKKLLAAISQLSDRTERLESKLEELLQVLEDQEHRDERSPPKEFFTPIEVAKMLGKSSYTVREWCRFGRMEARKRQTGRGDALEWEIAASEIERFKNHGLLPRPTRY; encoded by the coding sequence ATGGGAAACAAAAAGCTTCTCGCTGCGATAAGTCAACTTTCAGACCGGACAGAGCGATTGGAGAGTAAGCTCGAAGAATTGCTTCAAGTGCTCGAAGATCAAGAGCATCGAGATGAACGATCACCTCCTAAAGAGTTCTTTACACCGATTGAGGTTGCGAAGATGTTAGGTAAGTCGTCTTATACGGTTCGAGAATGGTGTAGGTTTGGAAGAATGGAAGCGAGGAAGAGGCAGACAGGACGTGGTGATGCTCTGGAGTGGGAAATCGCAGCATCCGAAATAGAACGGTTTAAGAATCATGGTTTGCTTCCTCGTCCTACGAGATATTGA
- a CDS encoding HNH endonuclease: MSTFILTWNPTRWDWKNFDTEVIESQDGRIVNKSWSAGVRRKVEIGDSVYLFRQSSERGIIASGRTKSSVYEGDHWDGSGRRANLVNVDFDHILPISDVLPADELNDANLGVKWINIQASGSSIPEESVDPLKTLWEDHLIRIGYNFSTPDEVQVPARFFEGATRTISVNSYERSVAARKACIEHHGLSCSVCDFDFEATYGELGKGFIHVHHLTDLATIREEYEINPIKDLRPVCPNCHAMLHRPEKTMSIESLRAQL; this comes from the coding sequence ATGAGTACCTTCATACTAACATGGAATCCAACACGCTGGGATTGGAAGAATTTCGATACTGAAGTGATAGAAAGTCAAGATGGTCGGATCGTAAACAAATCATGGAGTGCTGGCGTTCGCCGTAAAGTCGAGATCGGAGACTCGGTCTATTTGTTCCGTCAATCTTCTGAAAGAGGGATTATCGCATCAGGTCGAACGAAGTCTTCCGTTTATGAAGGTGATCACTGGGATGGATCTGGGCGAAGAGCTAATCTGGTGAATGTTGATTTCGACCATATACTTCCAATATCAGATGTATTGCCCGCTGATGAACTGAACGATGCCAACCTTGGCGTTAAATGGATTAATATTCAGGCGTCTGGTAGCAGTATTCCTGAGGAATCAGTAGATCCACTGAAAACACTTTGGGAAGATCATCTAATCCGAATCGGTTATAACTTCTCGACGCCCGATGAGGTTCAGGTGCCTGCACGTTTCTTCGAGGGAGCAACCCGAACAATCTCTGTTAATTCATACGAACGTAGTGTCGCCGCCAGAAAAGCATGTATTGAGCACCACGGACTAAGCTGCTCAGTGTGTGATTTTGATTTCGAAGCGACTTATGGCGAACTAGGTAAGGGGTTCATTCACGTTCACCACCTCACCGATCTTGCGACCATCAGAGAAGAATACGAAATCAATCCGATAAAGGATCTACGACCTGTGTGTCCGAACTGCCACGCTATGTTGCACCGACCTGAAAAGACTATGAGTATTGAGAGTCTTCGGGCACAGCTATGA
- a CDS encoding CPCC family cysteine-rich protein, which translates to MRFPCPACGYLVFDEPPGSYDICGVCGWEDDPVQLRHPCMGGGANKPSLWEWQQAVLPTLSTETASEPDLQRCSDWRPLEEKDCHDIDDTPRSSREYFESAGGDSPAYYWRRT; encoded by the coding sequence ATGAGATTCCCGTGTCCAGCTTGTGGTTATTTGGTCTTCGACGAACCTCCGGGGAGCTATGACATTTGTGGGGTGTGTGGGTGGGAGGACGATCCCGTGCAACTTCGACATCCGTGTATGGGAGGCGGGGCAAACAAGCCGAGTCTTTGGGAATGGCAGCAGGCAGTCCTGCCCACGTTATCCACGGAGACTGCTTCCGAACCCGACCTTCAACGCTGTTCTGATTGGCGACCGTTGGAGGAAAAAGACTGCCATGACATAGACGACACTCCTCGAAGTAGCAGAGAATACTTTGAGTCTGCTGGTGGTGACAGTCCGGCCTACTACTGGAGGAGGACGTGA
- a CDS encoding DNA adenine methylase — MLSQKQAAAQIGVDYKWFRRLCHRGLARPDRRTLDELEKVATFFGTTVSGLWIQQNQPRNHLPSLIKWTGGKRRQAKEIVSRFPRRIGTYYEPFLGGGSVLYELLRSGAHCEQIMCSDICRPLIEIWQIVRDDPRSISDFYDQIWHRLRNDGPQVFLEARAQFNKTGDPYLFYFLLRTCRNGLVRFNLRGRFTANLHHGRHGMKPDKVKLVVSEWSRLLRTNDVRFYVRDYQRVESQPGDVLYLDPPYQVKSSSRFYTGMIEFDQFYRWLRSQQGSYLLSLNGLWGGEDRRVDVPQDLYDEHSYLDAGKSMLSQLSGKKAAVLKDSLYVRLKSPVAGIDVQE, encoded by the coding sequence ATGCTCTCTCAAAAGCAGGCGGCAGCACAAATTGGGGTGGACTACAAATGGTTCCGGAGGCTCTGTCATCGAGGGCTTGCTCGCCCAGATCGACGGACGCTAGATGAGCTAGAAAAGGTGGCGACGTTTTTTGGTACGACGGTATCTGGTTTATGGATCCAGCAGAATCAACCTCGTAATCATCTCCCCAGTCTGATCAAGTGGACAGGTGGCAAGAGGAGGCAGGCGAAAGAGATCGTAAGCAGGTTTCCGAGGAGAATAGGCACTTATTACGAACCGTTTCTGGGGGGAGGGTCGGTCCTGTATGAGCTACTTAGAAGTGGTGCCCATTGTGAACAAATAATGTGCAGCGACATTTGCCGACCTCTGATAGAGATTTGGCAAATTGTCAGAGACGACCCACGCTCAATTAGCGATTTCTATGACCAGATTTGGCACCGATTGAGAAACGATGGTCCTCAAGTCTTTCTGGAAGCCAGAGCTCAATTCAATAAGACGGGTGACCCCTATCTGTTCTATTTCCTGCTTAGGACCTGTAGAAACGGGTTGGTGAGGTTTAACCTTAGAGGTCGCTTCACAGCCAATCTCCACCATGGCAGACATGGGATGAAGCCGGATAAAGTGAAACTTGTGGTTTCAGAATGGTCACGCTTGTTGAGAACAAATGACGTGCGTTTCTACGTTCGTGATTATCAGCGTGTAGAATCGCAACCGGGAGATGTGCTCTATCTCGACCCTCCGTATCAGGTGAAAAGCAGCAGTCGTTTTTATACCGGGATGATTGAGTTCGATCAGTTCTACCGTTGGCTCAGAAGTCAGCAGGGATCGTACCTGCTTTCTTTGAATGGTCTGTGGGGAGGAGAGGATCGTAGAGTCGATGTACCTCAGGACCTGTATGATGAGCACAGTTATCTGGACGCAGGTAAAAGCATGTTATCTCAGTTGAGTGGGAAAAAAGCGGCTGTCCTAAAAGATAGTTTGTACGTGCGACTGAAGTCGCCCGTTGCCGGTATCGATGTACAGGAATAG
- a CDS encoding secondary thiamine-phosphate synthase enzyme YjbQ translates to MKSHTEYLTFNLPARMAFENITPKIEEIVQKSGVREGLLLCNAMHITASVFINDDESGLHEDYKKWLEGLAPFDASPQRYAHNRTGEDNADAHMKRQIMGREVVVAITDGKLDFGPWEQIFYGEFDGRRPKRVLVKVIGE, encoded by the coding sequence ATGAAGTCACACACCGAATACTTGACCTTCAACCTCCCGGCTCGGATGGCGTTCGAGAACATCACGCCGAAGATCGAGGAGATCGTTCAGAAGAGCGGGGTTAGGGAGGGCTTGCTCTTATGTAATGCAATGCACATTACTGCGTCTGTTTTTATCAACGATGACGAATCGGGTCTCCACGAGGATTACAAGAAGTGGCTGGAAGGTCTCGCCCCTTTTGATGCGTCACCACAGCGATACGCCCACAACCGAACCGGCGAAGACAACGCTGACGCCCACATGAAGAGACAGATCATGGGCCGGGAAGTCGTCGTGGCGATCACAGATGGAAAGCTGGACTTCGGCCCATGGGAGCAAATTTTCTACGGTGAGTTCGATGGTCGCAGGCCCAAGCGGGTGCTGGTTAAAGTGATCGGGGAGTAG
- a CDS encoding HNH endonuclease: MREVSPGDLVFSFRRRKIPAVGVASSYCYEAPKPDEFGTAGQNWEKVGWRVDVAYTEMSEPITPKAHIDVIRPLLPGKYSPLQQNGDGLQSVYLAAISRELADLLQQLLEGAGNPRVDTDNISQLDRSDLVHEELERQIEDQIDQSIEIESTEKQQLVKSRRGQGLFRLNVQEYEKACRISGVCDTRFLIASHIKPWRSSTNVERLDGENGLFLSPNIDSLFDRGFISFDDNGNLLVSPVLDTQVMSQLGVPAVQSLNVGRFTSGQMKYLAHHRREVFLESGRQS, encoded by the coding sequence ATGCGTGAGGTGTCCCCCGGTGATCTCGTCTTCTCTTTTCGTCGTAGAAAGATTCCAGCGGTAGGTGTAGCTTCCTCCTACTGCTATGAGGCTCCGAAACCCGACGAATTTGGTACTGCCGGACAAAATTGGGAAAAAGTCGGTTGGCGGGTCGATGTTGCTTACACAGAGATGTCTGAACCGATAACTCCTAAGGCTCATATCGATGTTATTCGACCATTGTTGCCCGGAAAATATTCGCCACTCCAGCAGAATGGTGATGGTCTACAATCTGTTTATCTCGCTGCAATCAGTCGGGAACTCGCTGACTTACTTCAACAACTGTTGGAGGGGGCAGGTAATCCTCGTGTAGACACTGACAACATATCGCAACTTGACAGATCTGATCTCGTTCATGAAGAGCTTGAACGACAAATTGAGGATCAGATTGACCAATCAATAGAAATAGAGTCCACAGAAAAACAGCAACTTGTAAAATCTCGACGAGGACAAGGACTGTTTCGTTTGAATGTGCAAGAATATGAAAAAGCTTGTCGCATTTCTGGAGTTTGCGATACTCGTTTTCTGATTGCAAGCCATATAAAGCCGTGGCGTTCCTCAACGAATGTGGAACGGCTTGACGGTGAAAACGGGCTCTTTCTGAGTCCAAACATCGACTCGCTTTTTGATCGAGGTTTCATTTCTTTCGATGATAACGGCAACTTACTTGTAAGCCCGGTCCTCGATACTCAGGTCATGTCTCAGTTAGGCGTCCCTGCCGTACAATCTCTCAATGTTGGTCGATTTACTTCTGGGCAGATGAAATATCTTGCCCATCATCGTCGTGAAGTGTTTTTAGAGTCTGGGCGACAATCATGA
- a CDS encoding DNA-methyltransferase, whose product MEYLELPLDQIIHTDCVEGMKSLPDDCIDLIVTSPPYGNLRTYDGPPYTSELFQQVAKELTRITKHRGVICWVVRNQIVKGSENCQAEREKLFFVNELSLKSHQTIILVPAGSPPTDVSHKRYANNFDYIYVFCKGDSPEYVYLHKDRRNTNVGAATKSRQHRNAKGEIKNSGSHEYIVKEWGYRTNVWNFALGYGRTTKDYHIVNHPALMPEKLAEDLITSFSKTDQLVFDPFAGGGTTLKLAMLNHRRYLGMERDAKYVEMARKRLIHAETHDRVERINRFLSSFKP is encoded by the coding sequence ATGGAATACCTCGAATTACCTCTGGATCAGATTATTCACACCGACTGTGTGGAGGGCATGAAAAGCCTGCCAGACGACTGCATCGATCTCATTGTCACCTCTCCACCCTACGGCAATCTGCGGACCTATGATGGCCCGCCCTATACGTCCGAACTTTTTCAGCAAGTCGCAAAGGAACTCACCCGTATCACTAAACACAGAGGTGTCATTTGCTGGGTTGTTCGGAACCAAATTGTGAAAGGGTCTGAAAATTGTCAGGCGGAGAGAGAGAAGTTGTTCTTCGTCAATGAGCTTTCTCTTAAGTCGCACCAGACCATCATTCTTGTTCCGGCAGGCTCTCCCCCTACGGACGTATCTCACAAACGGTACGCAAACAATTTCGATTACATTTACGTTTTCTGCAAAGGTGATTCACCCGAGTACGTCTACCTTCACAAGGACCGACGCAACACGAATGTAGGTGCCGCTACGAAGTCTCGCCAGCATAGAAACGCTAAGGGAGAGATAAAGAACTCAGGCTCACATGAGTATATAGTCAAAGAGTGGGGGTACCGCACAAACGTGTGGAACTTTGCCCTTGGATACGGGCGTACGACCAAAGATTACCACATTGTAAATCACCCCGCACTCATGCCCGAGAAACTCGCCGAAGATCTAATAACCAGCTTCAGCAAGACCGATCAGTTGGTTTTTGATCCGTTTGCGGGAGGCGGTACGACCTTGAAATTGGCGATGCTCAATCACCGCCGATATCTCGGTATGGAACGGGACGCTAAATACGTGGAAATGGCAAGAAAACGCCTCATTCATGCCGAAACGCATGATCGAGTTGAGCGAATCAATAGGTTTTTGAGCTCATTTAAGCCCTAA
- a CDS encoding thermonuclease family protein, with amino-acid sequence MRTAIVLAVLIACSLLFAEQKKVIEQLEGKVVGVTDGDTVRVLVNRQTIKVRLEGIDAPESGQSFGTKSKQALSKMIFNERVIVKKTGEDQYERTLGIIFLKNANINAKMVEDGWAWHYKKYNSDQSLSEAEIEAKKEHRGLWEDDNPIPPWEFRTRKRKAENQPTAPDAEYWLNTSSNVRHNQSCEYFKNTKSGRECSPDDGKACGICGG; translated from the coding sequence ATGCGAACTGCCATCGTTTTGGCCGTCCTAATCGCATGCAGCTTGCTGTTCGCTGAGCAAAAAAAGGTAATCGAGCAGCTTGAGGGCAAAGTCGTCGGAGTGACAGATGGAGACACAGTTCGTGTGTTGGTCAACCGTCAGACGATCAAGGTTCGACTCGAAGGGATCGACGCCCCTGAATCCGGTCAAAGCTTTGGGACAAAATCTAAGCAAGCTCTGTCGAAAATGATTTTCAACGAGAGGGTGATCGTAAAGAAAACAGGGGAGGATCAATACGAGAGAACACTCGGAATCATCTTCCTCAAGAATGCAAACATCAATGCTAAGATGGTCGAAGATGGCTGGGCATGGCATTACAAGAAGTACAACAGCGACCAGTCGTTATCCGAGGCGGAAATAGAAGCAAAAAAGGAACATAGGGGGTTATGGGAGGACGACAACCCAATCCCTCCGTGGGAGTTTCGAACTAGGAAACGGAAGGCTGAAAACCAACCCACAGCGCCTGACGCAGAATACTGGCTGAACACGTCTTCAAACGTTCGCCACAATCAAAGCTGTGAGTATTTCAAGAATACAAAAAGCGGCAGAGAATGCAGCCCGGATGATGGAAAGGCATGTGGAATTTGTGGGGGGTAG
- a CDS encoding DNA-methyltransferase — protein MDQPILPLNRILHTDCVHGMKQLPDDCIDLTVTSPPYGDVRTYNGPPYNFDVFKQVAEELTRITKQGGVVCWIVRNQIVKGAENCQAEREKLFFVYELSLTPYQSIIGVPTGCPPTNPNQKRYANNFDYIYVLCKGDSPENVYLNQDKRNKKAGVIKEPRQMRKPNGEKRKAFPHDHMINEWGYRTNVWDYAIGYRGTTKDYHLVGSHPSLMAEKLAEDLITSFSKTDQVVFDPFCGSGTTPKMALLNHRHFLGMEQNADYVAMAKERLIHADSHDRVERINAFLKSHASTTFLTPEDETQV, from the coding sequence ATGGATCAACCCATTTTACCTCTCAATCGAATACTCCATACCGACTGCGTGCACGGTATGAAGCAGCTCCCCGACGACTGCATCGATCTCACGGTCACTTCTCCACCTTACGGCGATGTGAGGACGTACAACGGTCCACCATATAACTTTGACGTATTCAAGCAGGTCGCCGAGGAACTTACTCGGATTACTAAACAGGGAGGTGTCGTCTGCTGGATCGTACGCAATCAAATCGTCAAGGGGGCGGAAAACTGTCAGGCGGAGAGAGAGAAGTTGTTTTTCGTCTATGAGCTTTCGCTGACGCCATACCAATCCATTATTGGTGTCCCAACGGGATGCCCTCCAACGAATCCGAATCAGAAACGGTACGCAAACAATTTCGATTACATCTATGTTTTGTGCAAAGGTGATTCGCCAGAGAACGTTTACCTAAATCAGGACAAACGCAACAAGAAGGCAGGTGTAATCAAGGAGCCTCGTCAAATGCGAAAGCCCAATGGCGAAAAGAGGAAAGCATTCCCTCATGACCACATGATCAATGAGTGGGGATACAGGACCAATGTGTGGGACTACGCCATTGGGTATCGGGGCACAACCAAAGACTACCACCTTGTCGGCAGTCATCCTTCGTTAATGGCAGAGAAACTTGCCGAGGACCTAATAACAAGCTTCAGCAAGACCGATCAGGTAGTCTTTGATCCATTCTGCGGGAGTGGCACGACGCCGAAAATGGCCTTGCTTAACCATCGTCATTTCCTCGGCATGGAGCAGAACGCTGACTACGTGGCGATGGCTAAAGAACGCCTAATTCATGCCGACAGCCATGATCGTGTCGAACGTATCAATGCGTTTTTGAAGTCGCATGCAAGTACAACTTTTCTAACCCCCGAAGATGAAACGCAGGTTTGA